A genome region from Paludibacterium sp. B53371 includes the following:
- a CDS encoding TRZ/ATZ family hydrolase, with protein sequence MADTRYDLVVTARWMITVENDGEVLENHALAIRNGVIEAILPAAQAASLPADRHVKLDSHVLMPGLINLHGHSAMTLLRGMADDLALMDWLTGHIWPAEGKHVRDDFVFDGAMLAMAEMIRSGTTTINDMYFFHGAMARAGLAAGMRTFVGCSILEFPTNYAVNADDYISKSLAERREFLGEELVTFTLAPHAPYTVGDETFRKVVTIAEQEDMLIHCHIHETAGEVENGIKEHHQRPLARLKALGMLSPRLIAAHMVHLSPEEIELAASHGLSIAHNPSSNMKLASGIAPIPQLLAAGVNVGIGTDGAASNNKLDMLAETRLAALLAKVGSLDPTAVPAATALRMATLHGARALGIEDRTGSLKTGKQADMIAIDLSALETAPTFDPISHVVYAAGREQVSHVWVKGQNLMNERQLQTLDESALKARAEDWRHRIVSAR encoded by the coding sequence ATGGCTGACACGCGCTATGACTTGGTGGTGACCGCACGCTGGATGATCACCGTAGAAAATGACGGCGAAGTACTGGAAAACCATGCGCTGGCTATCCGCAACGGCGTCATCGAGGCGATTCTGCCGGCCGCCCAGGCGGCATCGCTGCCCGCCGACCGCCACGTCAAGCTGGACAGCCATGTCCTGATGCCGGGCCTGATCAACCTGCACGGCCACTCTGCCATGACGCTGCTGCGCGGCATGGCCGACGACCTGGCCCTGATGGACTGGCTCACCGGCCACATCTGGCCGGCCGAAGGCAAGCATGTGCGCGATGACTTCGTCTTTGACGGCGCCATGCTGGCGATGGCGGAAATGATCCGCAGCGGCACCACCACCATCAATGACATGTACTTCTTCCACGGCGCCATGGCCCGCGCCGGGCTGGCTGCCGGCATGCGTACCTTCGTCGGCTGTTCGATTCTGGAATTTCCGACCAACTACGCCGTCAATGCCGATGACTATATCAGCAAGAGCCTGGCAGAGCGGCGCGAATTCCTCGGCGAAGAGCTGGTGACCTTCACGCTGGCACCGCATGCCCCCTACACCGTGGGCGACGAAACCTTCCGCAAGGTGGTCACCATCGCCGAACAGGAAGACATGCTGATTCACTGCCACATCCACGAAACCGCCGGCGAAGTGGAAAACGGCATCAAGGAACATCATCAGCGCCCGCTGGCACGCCTGAAGGCTTTGGGCATGCTGTCGCCACGGCTGATCGCCGCCCATATGGTGCATCTGTCGCCGGAAGAAATCGAACTGGCTGCCAGCCACGGGCTTTCCATTGCGCACAACCCCTCCTCCAACATGAAGCTGGCCTCGGGCATTGCCCCGATTCCGCAACTGCTGGCCGCCGGGGTCAATGTCGGCATCGGTACCGATGGCGCCGCCTCGAACAACAAACTGGATATGCTGGCCGAAACCCGTCTGGCCGCCCTGCTGGCCAAGGTCGGCTCGCTCGACCCGACTGCCGTGCCCGCCGCCACCGCACTGCGCATGGCCACGCTGCACGGTGCCCGGGCACTGGGCATCGAGGATCGCACCGGCAGCCTGAAGACCGGCAAGCAGGCCGACATGATTGCCATCGATCTGTCGGCGCTGGAAACCGCCCCGACCTTTGACCCGATCTCGCACGTCGTCTATGCCGCCGGTCGCGAGCAGGTCAGCCATGTCTGGGTCAAGGGCCAGAACCTGATGAACGAGCGTCAGTTGCAAACGCTGGATGAATCGGCACTCAAGGCGCGTGCCGAAGACTGGCGTCACCGGATTGTGAGTGCCCGATGA
- the ubiG gene encoding bifunctional 2-polyprenyl-6-hydroxyphenol methylase/3-demethylubiquinol 3-O-methyltransferase UbiG, producing the protein MSINVDQSELAKFSELAHKWWDQESEFKPLHEINPLRLGFIDQHASLPGKKVLDVGCGGGILAESMASRGASVTGIDLAKKSLKVAQLHSLESGVAVDYRCVPVEELAAAEAGSYDVVTCMEMLEHVPDPASVIASCGQLVKPGGWVFFSTLNRNAKAYLQAIIGAEYLLGMLPRGTHDYQRFLKPSELSRMLRPAGLSLVSLTGMHYNPLSKVYSLGDGTDVNYLVATRRTD; encoded by the coding sequence ATGAGCATCAACGTCGATCAGAGCGAGCTGGCCAAATTCAGCGAGCTGGCACACAAATGGTGGGATCAGGAAAGCGAATTCAAACCGCTGCACGAGATCAATCCCCTGCGTCTGGGTTTTATCGACCAGCATGCCTCGCTGCCCGGCAAGAAGGTACTGGATGTGGGGTGTGGCGGCGGCATTCTGGCCGAGAGCATGGCCAGTCGCGGTGCCAGCGTCACCGGTATCGACCTGGCAAAGAAGTCGCTCAAGGTGGCCCAGCTGCATAGCCTGGAATCGGGTGTGGCCGTCGACTACCGCTGTGTGCCGGTCGAGGAACTCGCCGCAGCCGAAGCCGGCAGTTACGACGTGGTCACCTGCATGGAAATGCTCGAGCATGTCCCGGATCCGGCCAGTGTCATCGCCAGTTGTGGCCAGCTGGTCAAGCCGGGAGGCTGGGTATTCTTCTCGACCCTGAACCGCAATGCCAAGGCCTACCTGCAGGCCATCATCGGCGCCGAGTACCTGCTGGGCATGTTACCGCGCGGCACCCACGACTATCAGCGCTTCCTCAAGCCCTCGGAACTGTCGCGCATGTTGCGACCGGCCGGGCTGAGTCTGGTATCGCTGACCGGCATGCACTACAACCCGCTGAGCAAGGTCTATTCGCTCGGCGACGGCACGGATGTCAATTATCTGGTGGCGACACGCCGCACCGATTGA
- a CDS encoding GntR family transcriptional regulator yields the protein MSFKANDSLTEQIAQYLEQRIILGEMKPSERIQELRIAAELEVSRGSVREALLILQRRHLVEIYPRRGAVVASITARDVKDFFELWLLLFDRVVCNLAQNWKNDDLAGFFELMTQMDQCQRKGDLQGFYQHGMDFLRAMYQYADNRYLTDALDDLFPLTQRCLFAILRAGQTQIARTYRFLEDLLKIIIERDVTRLHRMVFEFGTSYSQLAQASAEALQGRVAR from the coding sequence ATGTCATTCAAGGCCAATGATTCCCTGACCGAACAAATTGCACAGTATCTGGAACAACGCATCATCCTGGGGGAAATGAAACCCAGTGAACGCATTCAGGAATTACGCATCGCCGCCGAGCTGGAAGTCAGCCGGGGTTCGGTACGTGAAGCGCTGCTGATTTTGCAGCGGCGACATCTGGTGGAAATCTACCCGCGCCGTGGCGCCGTCGTGGCCAGCATCACCGCACGCGACGTGAAGGATTTCTTCGAGCTGTGGCTGTTGCTGTTCGACCGCGTCGTCTGCAACCTGGCGCAAAACTGGAAAAACGACGATCTGGCGGGCTTCTTCGAGCTGATGACGCAGATGGATCAGTGCCAGCGCAAGGGCGACCTGCAGGGCTTCTATCAACATGGCATGGACTTCCTGCGCGCCATGTATCAGTACGCCGACAATCGCTATCTGACGGATGCACTGGACGACCTGTTCCCGCTGACCCAGCGCTGCCTGTTTGCCATCCTGCGCGCCGGTCAGACTCAGATCGCACGCACTTACCGCTTCCTGGAAGACCTGCTGAAAATCATCATCGAGCGCGATGTCACCCGCCTGCACCGCATGGTGTTCGAATTCGGCACCAGCTACAGCCAGCTGGCCCAGGCCTCGGCGGAAGCCCTGCAAGGCCGCGTGGCACGCTGA
- a CDS encoding dihydrofolate reductase produces MSQPQLTMVAAMAAGRVIGIENRLPWHLPEDLRHFKALTLGKPVIMGRKTYESIGRPLPGRRNIVVTRQADWQAQGVEVAHGIEQALALAGAVPEVCLIGGAELYAQALPWADCLQLTEIELEISGDACFPEFLSQGWREVRREPQVSADGLHFAFVEYRKSSR; encoded by the coding sequence ATGAGCCAGCCGCAACTGACCATGGTGGCCGCGATGGCGGCGGGCCGCGTGATCGGCATCGAGAATCGCCTGCCCTGGCACCTGCCCGAGGATCTCCGGCATTTCAAGGCGCTGACCCTGGGCAAGCCGGTGATCATGGGACGCAAGACCTATGAGTCGATCGGTCGGCCACTGCCTGGGCGGCGCAATATCGTGGTGACCCGCCAGGCTGACTGGCAGGCGCAGGGCGTGGAAGTGGCACATGGCATCGAGCAGGCGCTTGCCCTGGCCGGTGCGGTGCCGGAAGTGTGTCTGATCGGCGGTGCCGAGCTTTATGCCCAGGCTTTACCCTGGGCGGATTGCCTGCAACTGACGGAGATTGAGCTGGAGATCAGCGGGGACGCCTGTTTTCCCGAGTTTCTGTCCCAGGGCTGGCGCGAGGTGCGACGCGAGCCGCAGGTCAGTGCCGATGGCCTGCATTTCGCCTTTGTCGAATACCGCAAATCATCGCGATAA
- a CDS encoding thymidylate synthase: MKQYLDLMQHVLAHGQDKSDRTGTGTRSVFGYQMRFDLAEGFPLVTTKKLHLKSIIHELLWFLSGDTNIRYLKENGVSIWDEWADEQGNLGPVYGYQWRSWPTPDGGGIDQIANVVRMIRETPDSRRLIVSAWNPALVDQMALPPCHSLFQFYVADGKLSCQLYQRSADIFLGVPFNIASYALLTMMVAQVCGLQPGDFVHTLGDAHLYSNHFEQAREQLSRTPRPLPTMRINPAVTDLFAFRFEDFTLEGYDPHPHIKAPVAV; encoded by the coding sequence ATGAAACAGTATCTGGATTTGATGCAGCACGTACTGGCTCACGGTCAGGACAAGTCCGACCGGACCGGTACCGGCACCCGGTCAGTCTTCGGTTATCAGATGCGCTTTGACCTGGCGGAGGGCTTTCCGCTGGTGACCACCAAGAAGCTGCACCTGAAGTCGATCATTCATGAATTGCTGTGGTTCCTGTCCGGCGACACCAATATCCGCTATCTCAAGGAAAACGGGGTGTCGATCTGGGATGAATGGGCCGACGAACAGGGCAATCTGGGCCCGGTTTATGGCTATCAGTGGCGCAGCTGGCCTACCCCGGACGGGGGGGGCATCGATCAGATTGCCAATGTGGTGCGCATGATCCGCGAGACGCCGGATTCGCGCCGCCTGATTGTCTCTGCCTGGAACCCGGCGCTGGTCGACCAGATGGCGCTGCCTCCCTGCCATTCTCTGTTCCAGTTCTATGTGGCCGACGGCAAGCTGTCCTGCCAGCTGTACCAGCGTTCGGCCGACATCTTTCTCGGCGTGCCGTTCAATATTGCCAGTTATGCCCTGCTGACCATGATGGTGGCCCAGGTGTGTGGTCTGCAGCCGGGGGATTTCGTGCACACCCTGGGCGATGCCCACCTCTACAGCAATCATTTCGAGCAGGCGCGTGAACAGTTGTCGCGTACGCCACGGCCCTTGCCGACCATGCGTATCAATCCGGCGGTAACGGATCTGTTTGCCTTCCGCTTCGAGGATTTCACGCTGGAGGGCTATGATCCGCATCCCCACATCAAGGCGCCGGTGGCGGTATGA
- the flhB gene encoding flagellar biosynthesis protein FlhB — protein MAEESDLERTEPATSKRLEQARGQGNIPRSRELTTFALTMTGVAMLMVEGGHLYAFMRELFRRLFTFDHATLNGTDPIMLHFREAIFGAIWAMLPMLAALFLVALFAPMLVGGWNFTTEALEPKFNKLNPLPGLMRMVSMNSLTEAFKAILKSILIGGVATNVLWKQKSEIIGIGQMPLEAGLAKLVSMMLHNFLIIAGAMVLLVAIDVPYQIWSYNKKLRMTKEEVKREFKEQDLPAEVKGKQRQMQREAARRRMMQAVPKANVILTNPTHYAVALLYEEGMRAPQVVAKGSLLLAEKIIDLAKENRVAIMRVPSFARALYFNTEPGDEIPTRLYAAAAQVLAYVHQLRLYEINGGLAPAYPDKIEVPEDLDPQSKRAHHAAPGASE, from the coding sequence ATGGCCGAAGAATCAGACCTCGAACGCACAGAACCAGCGACCAGTAAACGGCTGGAACAGGCGCGTGGACAAGGCAATATTCCGCGTTCACGCGAGCTGACGACCTTTGCCCTGACCATGACCGGCGTTGCCATGCTGATGGTCGAGGGCGGGCATCTGTACGCCTTCATGCGCGAGCTGTTCCGCCGGCTGTTCACCTTCGACCATGCCACGCTCAACGGCACCGACCCGATAATGCTGCACTTTCGCGAGGCCATCTTCGGTGCGATCTGGGCCATGCTGCCAATGCTGGCAGCGCTGTTCCTGGTCGCCCTGTTCGCCCCGATGCTGGTTGGCGGATGGAATTTCACCACCGAGGCACTGGAGCCGAAGTTCAACAAGCTCAACCCGCTGCCCGGCCTGATGCGCATGGTGTCGATGAACTCGCTCACCGAGGCCTTCAAGGCGATTCTCAAGTCGATCCTGATCGGCGGGGTGGCCACCAATGTCCTGTGGAAGCAAAAGAGCGAGATTATCGGCATCGGCCAGATGCCGCTGGAGGCCGGACTGGCCAAGCTGGTCAGCATGATGTTGCATAACTTTCTCATCATCGCCGGTGCGATGGTGCTGCTGGTGGCCATTGATGTGCCCTACCAGATCTGGAGCTACAACAAGAAGCTGCGCATGACCAAGGAAGAGGTCAAGCGCGAGTTCAAGGAACAGGACCTGCCGGCCGAGGTCAAGGGCAAGCAGCGACAGATGCAGCGCGAGGCAGCTCGCCGCCGCATGATGCAGGCCGTCCCCAAGGCCAATGTGATTCTGACCAACCCGACACACTATGCCGTTGCTCTGCTTTACGAAGAAGGAATGAGAGCCCCGCAGGTGGTGGCCAAGGGGTCGCTGCTGCTGGCGGAAAAGATCATTGATCTGGCCAAGGAAAACCGGGTGGCCATCATGCGTGTACCCAGCTTTGCCCGCGCCCTGTACTTCAACACCGAACCGGGCGATGAAATTCCGACCCGGCTCTATGCCGCCGCCGCTCAGGTCCTGGCTTACGTGCATCAACTGCGTCTTTACGAGATCAATGGCGGGCTGGCGCCGGCCTATCCGGACAAGATCGAGGTTCCCGAAGATCTTGACCCGCAAAGCAAACGTGCCCATCATGCGGCGCCTGGTGCGAGCGAATAA
- the flhA gene encoding flagellar biosynthesis protein FlhA, whose product MDNFLDLLKRFNYASLAGPVLIILILTMMVLPLPPLMLDIFFTFNIAVSVIVLLVGINVRKPLDFSAFPAVLLVTTLLRLSLNVASARVILLNGHTGPDAAGQVIESFARFLVGGNVAIGIVVFIIITIINFVVITKGAGRIAEVSARFTLDAMPGKQMAIDADLNAGLIGEDEARKRRAIIAEEANFFGAMDGASKFVRGDATAGIMIILINIIGGLIVGVVQHDLAAGEAANTYTLLTIGDGLVAQIPALIISTAAGIVVSRVGTEKDLSEMLLGQLFSTPRVLNITAGVIGMIGLIPNMPHLAFLLIAAMLAGLSRLMSKRQVQTQQAEQRAEAASRVAREQPVAEVSWNDVQHVDQLGLEVGYRLIPLVDRNQDGELLRRIRGIRKKIAQELGFLVPAVHIRDNLEIKPNAYRILLKGVEIGRGEAFIHQMLAINPGKVLGEMQGLATTDPAFGLPAVWIDSAKREEAQALGYTVVDTSTVVATHISNLLHTHAAELLGREEVQALVNHLAKDSPKLVEDLVPKVVPIGTLQKVLQQLLIDGIHIRDMRSVVEALADNIAVTQDIDELAAAVRTALGRVIVQQLFPGETELPLLTLDPALENVLMQAVQSKAGGGLEPGLAENLLASAAQESEQAEVQGFNPVLLTPPALRPLLARFLRRPLPQLRVISHNEIPDNKSIRIIAVIGGSKG is encoded by the coding sequence ATGGATAATTTCCTGGATTTACTAAAACGTTTTAACTACGCCTCGCTGGCCGGGCCGGTACTCATCATCCTGATTCTGACGATGATGGTGCTGCCGCTGCCACCGTTGATGCTCGACATCTTCTTCACGTTCAACATCGCGGTTTCGGTCATCGTGCTGCTCGTCGGCATCAATGTGCGCAAACCGCTGGACTTCTCGGCCTTCCCTGCCGTCCTGTTGGTCACCACGCTGTTGCGGCTGTCGCTCAACGTCGCCTCGGCCCGGGTCATTCTGCTCAATGGCCATACCGGTCCGGATGCCGCCGGCCAGGTGATCGAATCGTTTGCCCGCTTCCTGGTCGGCGGCAACGTGGCCATTGGTATCGTGGTGTTCATCATCATCACCATCATCAACTTCGTGGTGATTACCAAGGGTGCTGGCCGGATTGCCGAAGTGAGTGCCCGCTTTACCCTGGACGCCATGCCCGGCAAGCAGATGGCCATCGACGCCGACCTGAATGCCGGCCTGATCGGTGAAGACGAAGCACGCAAGCGCCGCGCCATCATTGCCGAGGAAGCCAATTTCTTCGGCGCCATGGATGGTGCCTCCAAGTTCGTGCGCGGCGATGCCACCGCCGGCATCATGATCATCCTGATCAACATCATCGGCGGCCTGATCGTCGGGGTGGTGCAGCACGACCTGGCCGCGGGCGAAGCGGCCAATACCTATACCCTGCTGACCATCGGTGACGGTCTGGTCGCCCAGATTCCGGCCCTGATCATCTCGACCGCCGCCGGTATCGTGGTGTCGCGCGTCGGCACGGAGAAGGATCTGTCGGAAATGCTGCTTGGCCAGTTGTTCTCCACCCCGCGGGTGCTGAACATTACGGCCGGGGTCATCGGCATGATCGGCCTGATTCCCAATATGCCGCACCTGGCCTTCCTGCTGATCGCCGCCATGCTGGCCGGCTTGTCTCGCCTGATGAGCAAGCGTCAGGTACAGACCCAGCAGGCCGAGCAGCGTGCCGAAGCCGCCAGCCGTGTGGCGCGGGAGCAGCCGGTGGCCGAAGTCAGCTGGAACGATGTCCAGCATGTCGACCAGCTGGGGCTGGAGGTCGGTTACCGGCTGATTCCGCTGGTGGACCGCAATCAGGATGGCGAGCTGCTGCGGCGCATTCGCGGCATACGCAAGAAGATCGCCCAGGAGCTGGGTTTCCTGGTTCCGGCCGTACATATCCGCGACAATCTGGAGATCAAGCCCAACGCTTACCGCATCCTGCTCAAAGGCGTGGAAATCGGCCGCGGCGAGGCCTTCATCCACCAGATGCTGGCCATCAACCCGGGTAAGGTGCTGGGCGAAATGCAGGGCCTGGCCACCACCGACCCGGCCTTCGGCCTGCCGGCGGTCTGGATCGACAGCGCCAAACGCGAGGAGGCCCAGGCGCTGGGCTATACCGTGGTCGACACCAGCACGGTGGTCGCCACCCACATTTCGAATCTGCTGCACACCCATGCCGCCGAGCTGCTCGGCCGCGAGGAAGTTCAGGCGCTGGTCAATCATCTGGCCAAGGACTCGCCCAAGCTGGTGGAGGATCTGGTGCCCAAGGTGGTACCGATCGGCACCCTGCAGAAGGTTCTGCAGCAGCTGCTGATCGACGGCATCCACATCCGCGACATGCGTTCGGTGGTGGAAGCGCTGGCCGACAATATTGCCGTGACACAGGATATCGACGAACTGGCGGCGGCGGTGCGGACGGCACTGGGACGGGTGATCGTGCAGCAACTGTTCCCGGGCGAGACCGAATTGCCGTTGCTGACACTGGATCCGGCACTGGAAAATGTCCTGATGCAGGCGGTGCAGTCCAAGGCGGGAGGCGGGCTGGAGCCCGGGCTGGCAGAGAATCTGCTGGCCAGCGCGGCCCAGGAGTCGGAACAGGCAGAGGTACAGGGCTTCAACCCGGTGCTGTTGACGCCCCCGGCGCTCAGACCGCTGTTGGCACGTTTTTTACGTCGCCCCCTGCCACAGTTGCGAGTAATTTCGCATAATGAGATACCAGATAATAAATCAATTCGTATAATTGCCGTAATTGGGGGCAGCAAGGGCTAA
- the flhF gene encoding flagellar biosynthesis protein FlhF produces the protein MVVKKYFGKTTRDALRQVREELGADALILSNRPTQGGGVEIMAVADADVANLATTLSTSSSKHPPRNAPSPTHGTAVNRALARTYAMPVEPMTAPPPPRPEVRAVSPEPAVMRPAAAPAPTFATPTPPPASPAPRATPPAARPAQSAEAAAESAVMANDLKEIGDEIKLLRSLLQSQLASFAWSDLEGRAPNRIELFKQLLATGLSSTLIRQLIEKLPAQYSGETALKWARSALLHNLRCIDADSEIMDRGGIFALVGPTGVGKTTTVAKLAARATMKFGPQHVALITTDSYRIGAQDQLRIYGKILGVPVFSIQNEGDLQLTLADLATRHIIFIDTVGMGQRDARVAAQTGMFAAMDRPVERVLVMAANADGHTLEDVVRNYQGQGGLSGCILSKIDESVSLGACLDIVIRNRLKVCYVTNGQRVPEDLHSAHGNFLVDRALKAPHSNSPFAMQHDEMQILNAAQAGWL, from the coding sequence ATGGTGGTCAAAAAGTACTTCGGAAAAACCACACGAGACGCACTCCGGCAAGTTCGTGAAGAACTGGGTGCCGATGCCCTGATCCTGTCGAATCGCCCGACACAGGGCGGTGGCGTGGAAATCATGGCCGTGGCGGACGCCGACGTCGCCAATCTGGCCACGACGCTGTCGACCTCGTCGAGCAAGCACCCGCCACGCAATGCACCGAGCCCGACGCATGGCACCGCCGTCAATCGGGCCCTGGCGCGCACCTATGCCATGCCGGTCGAACCGATGACGGCACCGCCGCCGCCTCGCCCGGAAGTGCGTGCCGTCAGCCCTGAGCCGGCCGTGATGCGCCCGGCTGCCGCCCCCGCACCGACATTCGCCACCCCGACGCCGCCGCCAGCGTCTCCCGCACCGCGGGCCACACCGCCGGCCGCCCGTCCAGCCCAGAGCGCCGAGGCCGCGGCAGAGTCCGCAGTCATGGCCAATGACCTGAAGGAAATCGGCGACGAAATCAAGCTGCTGCGCAGCCTGCTGCAAAGCCAGCTGGCCAGCTTCGCCTGGTCCGATCTGGAGGGCCGTGCCCCCAACCGCATCGAGTTGTTCAAGCAGTTGCTGGCCACCGGCCTGTCTTCGACACTGATCCGCCAGCTGATCGAGAAGCTGCCGGCTCAGTACAGTGGTGAAACCGCGCTGAAATGGGCGCGCTCCGCCCTGCTGCACAATCTGCGCTGCATTGATGCCGACAGCGAGATCATGGATCGTGGCGGCATTTTCGCTCTGGTCGGTCCGACCGGCGTCGGCAAGACCACCACGGTCGCCAAGCTGGCCGCGCGCGCCACGATGAAGTTCGGCCCGCAGCACGTCGCACTGATCACCACCGACAGTTACCGGATCGGCGCACAGGATCAGTTGCGCATCTATGGCAAGATTCTTGGCGTTCCGGTGTTCTCGATCCAGAACGAAGGCGATCTGCAGCTCACGCTGGCCGATCTGGCCACCCGCCACATCATCTTCATCGACACCGTCGGCATGGGACAGCGCGATGCCCGGGTCGCCGCACAGACCGGCATGTTTGCCGCCATGGACCGCCCGGTGGAACGGGTGCTGGTGATGGCCGCCAATGCCGACGGCCACACGCTGGAAGATGTCGTACGCAACTATCAGGGCCAGGGTGGCCTGTCGGGCTGCATTCTCTCCAAGATCGACGAGAGCGTGTCGCTGGGCGCCTGCCTGGACATCGTGATCCGCAACCGTCTCAAGGTATGCTATGTCACCAACGGACAGCGGGTTCCGGAAGACCTGCACAGCGCACACGGCAACTTCCTGGTCGATCGGGCGCTGAAGGCCCCCCACAGCAACTCGCCTTTCGCCATGCAGCATGACGAAATGCAGATCCTCAACGCCGCACAGGCAGGTTGGCTATGA
- a CDS encoding flagellar synthesis regulator FleN, translating into MNLPQDQAASLRRLNAQPQRAPSFAFLGPEGTGTSTLVTELAVGAAFAGGQPVIIDCCSGQHIARHLGVPTTATLETQVISMGGLEEMTARSRQGVTLVNLYARPEERALFSSQLWLRLGGEFAAMERDASMLLIDAPNPAIDPVPACVADNLVLILTPQAESLTMAYATIKRLASQYGRTCFNVLVNRARHLEEARELFTRLSAVASEFLTVALRWVGFVPEDSAIRRSLALHRPSIEAFPQSESSIAFAQLAAVLPQWHTTDSTHSGTGYMDMLIAASRDWAESEGAV; encoded by the coding sequence ATGAATCTGCCACAGGATCAGGCCGCCAGCCTGCGCCGCCTCAACGCCCAGCCTCAGCGGGCACCCAGCTTTGCCTTTCTCGGTCCGGAAGGCACCGGTACCAGTACCCTGGTCACCGAGCTGGCCGTGGGTGCCGCTTTTGCCGGCGGCCAGCCTGTGATCATCGATTGCTGTAGCGGGCAGCATATCGCCCGCCATCTCGGCGTACCGACCACCGCAACGCTGGAAACCCAGGTCATCAGCATGGGAGGCCTGGAGGAAATGACGGCGCGCTCGCGCCAGGGGGTAACCCTGGTCAATCTCTATGCCCGGCCTGAAGAGCGTGCCCTGTTTTCTTCCCAGCTCTGGCTGCGCCTTGGCGGCGAGTTTGCCGCCATGGAGCGCGATGCCTCGATGCTGCTGATCGACGCGCCGAATCCGGCCATCGATCCGGTACCGGCATGCGTGGCCGACAATCTGGTGCTGATTCTCACCCCGCAGGCCGAGTCGCTGACCATGGCCTACGCCACCATCAAGCGCCTGGCCAGCCAATATGGCCGTACCTGTTTCAACGTGCTGGTCAATCGGGCCCGTCATCTGGAAGAGGCCCGCGAGCTGTTTACCCGCCTGTCTGCCGTGGCCAGCGAGTTTCTCACCGTCGCCTTGCGCTGGGTCGGATTCGTACCGGAAGACAGTGCCATTCGCCGCAGTCTCGCCCTGCACCGCCCCTCCATCGAGGCCTTCCCGCAAAGCGAATCCAGTATTGCCTTTGCCCAATTGGCTGCAGTGCTGCCACAATGGCATACAACAGACAGTACACACAGTGGTACTGGTTACATGGATATGCTAATCGCCGCATCGCGTGACTGGGCAGAAAGCGAGGGAGCCGTCTGA
- a CDS encoding RNA polymerase sigma factor FliA — protein sequence MSNNPMPSKVAAGYHPSAHGGDLILDITQYAPMVKKIAGILISRLPASIELDDLIQVGIIGLIDAARQFDPGQGVQFETFASQRVRGAMLDELRREDWMPRQTRRHAKQIEEAVSVLEQRLGRSPLESEIAEEMSLSLADYQELLGECKGLSLLHYEDFTDEDGDALGAISTLVDSSSPDPLATLSDVNFRQSLIEAITLLPERDQLLMALYYEQELNLKEIGAVLGVSESRVSQLHSQAIVRLRSKLKDWI from the coding sequence ATGAGCAATAACCCGATGCCGTCTAAGGTGGCGGCGGGCTATCACCCCAGCGCACATGGTGGCGATCTGATCCTGGACATCACCCAGTATGCCCCGATGGTGAAGAAGATTGCCGGCATCCTGATCTCGCGCCTGCCGGCCTCCATCGAACTGGATGACCTGATTCAGGTCGGCATCATCGGCCTGATCGATGCGGCCCGCCAGTTTGATCCCGGTCAGGGCGTGCAATTCGAAACCTTCGCCAGTCAACGGGTACGCGGCGCCATGCTGGATGAGCTGCGACGCGAGGACTGGATGCCACGCCAGACACGGCGTCACGCCAAGCAGATTGAAGAAGCGGTCTCCGTGCTGGAGCAACGGCTGGGACGCAGCCCGCTCGAATCGGAAATCGCCGAGGAAATGTCGCTGTCGCTGGCTGACTATCAGGAACTGCTCGGCGAGTGCAAGGGCTTGTCCCTGCTGCACTACGAAGACTTTACCGACGAGGACGGGGATGCCCTCGGCGCCATCTCGACGCTGGTGGACAGCAGCAGCCCCGACCCGCTGGCGACCCTGTCGGACGTCAATTTCCGCCAGTCGCTGATCGAGGCGATTACCCTGTTGCCGGAGCGCGATCAGCTGTTGATGGCGCTCTACTATGAGCAGGAGCTGAACCTGAAGGAAATCGGTGCCGTGCTGGGGGTATCGGAATCCCGGGTCAGCCAGTTGCACAGTCAGGCCATCGTTCGCCTGCGCAGCAAGTTGAAAGACTGGATTTAA